In a genomic window of Rhopalosiphum maidis isolate BTI-1 chromosome 4, ASM367621v3, whole genome shotgun sequence:
- the LOC113548889 gene encoding pseudouridine-5'-phosphatase-like, producing MSIPIFKPVTHVIFGLDGTLLDTMRNHRKMFTRIVNDYGKVFPDDLLLQILGKQEMDIANYIIYALQLNLTHQEFLQKIRDEEEKTLKNATLMYGVEDLLEHFHRQKIPMAVATSCSKKSFLLKTDHLKDIFSVFHHVVTGSSDPEVKNGKPAPDIFKVCASRFPGNPMNSEFLVFDNSPNGVTAALAAGMQVVMIPDPILSVWYNMSSANATYVLNSLEDFRPEMFSLPAYSAI from the exons ATGAGTATACCGATATTTAAACCCGTGACTCACGTCATTTTTGGTTTAGACGGAACGCTATTAG ATACGATGCGAAAtcatagaaaaatgtttacgaGAATTGTCAATGATTATGGTAAAGTATTCCCCGATGATTTGCTTTTACAAATCCTCGGTAAACAAGAAATGGATATTGCTAATTATATCATCTACGCATTGCAACTTAATTTGACACACcaagaatttttacaaaaaattcgTGACGAGGAAGAAAAGACACTAAAAAACGCAACACTTATGTatg GAGTCGAAGATCTTTTGGAGCATTTCCATCGACAAAAAATTCCTATGGCAGTGGCAACGAGTTGCTCAAAGAAGAGTTTCTTATTGAAAACGGATCATCTGAAAGACATATTTTCAGTATTCCATCATGTAGTCACCGGGTCTTCCGACCCGGAAGTAAAAAACGGTAAACCAGCGCCAGACATCTTTAAAGTATGTGCTTCCAGATTTCCTGGGAATCCCATGAACAGcgag ttCTTAGTGTTTGATAATTCGCCAAACGGAGTGACTGCGGCTTTAGCAGCTGGCATGCAAGTGGTCATGATACCTGATCCCATATTGTCAGTATGGTATAACATGTCGAGCGCCAACGCTACGTATGTGTTAAACTCCTTGGAAGATTTCCGTCCGGAAATGTTTTCACTACCAGCATATTCAGCTATATAG
- the LOC113548899 gene encoding pseudouridine-5'-phosphatase-like: MSKPLFKSVTHVIFDLDGTLLGNRIHKKTFTKIAKDHGKEFPDDLRIQILGKQEMDVAIMIINTLQLNLTPEELLQQARIEEEKELQNVQLMNGARDLLEYFCRHKIPMAVATSSSENSFHVKTAHLKNIFSVFHHVVTGSSDPEVKNGKPAPDIFNICASRFPGNPSNNQFLVFEDSPNGVTAAIAAGMQVVMIPDPMLPRELTANATHVLESMEDFCPEIVSLPPRGS, encoded by the exons ATGAGTAAACCCTTATTTAAATCTGTGACCcatgtaatttttgatttggATGGAACTCTATTAGGTAA CAGGATtcataaaaaaacgtttactAAAATCGCCAAAGATCATGGTAAAGAATTTCCTGATGATTTACGTATACAAATCCTTGGAAAACAAGAAATGGATGTagctattatgattattaacacATTGCAACTAAATTTAACACCCGAAGAATTATTACAACAAGCTCGTATCGAGGAAGAAAAAGAACTACAAAACGTACAACTTATGAATG GAGCCAGAGATCTCTTGGAATATTTCTGTCGGCATAAGATACCGATGGCGGTGGCAACAAGTAGTTCAGAGAATAGTTTCCACGTGAAAACGGCTcatctgaaaaatatattttccgtgTTCCATCACGTGGTCACCGGTTCTTCCGATCCAGAAGTAAAAAACGGCAAGCCAGCACCAGACATATTCAATATATGCGCTTCCAGGTTTCCAGGAAACCCCTCGAACAATCAA tttctgGTATTCGAAGACTCGCCGAACGGAGTGACTGCGGCTATAGCGGCGGGCATGCAAGTGGTTATGATACCCGATCCCATGTTACCAAGAGAACTTACTGCTAATGCTACACACGTGTTGGAGTCCATGGAAGATTTCTGCCCGGAAATAGTTTCTTTACCGCCACGCGGCTCCTGA
- the LOC113560750 gene encoding protein takeout-like: protein MRNAVILLLAAFSAVARAAIIRSGGVELPTYSDPCKRNDKDFSGCVKRTLQYLIPKFSKEGIPQLNITSLDPFYLNEYLMHFESTQIEGKALFKDVYNHGLGSIKIVDVRSLVEDPEQLELEVDFYMPKVISNGKFKGEGRIGQMPIMGKGVFNVTSYDVTGSWMLKGNAVELDGQRYMRIKDVGMKLDIGDMKIYATNMINGSPELSQMALTFANQFWRVIFQIMMPYAEEGFEKITRPILNQVFLEVPYDQLFPPSRK from the exons ATGCGCAACGCAGTTATACTTTTACTGGCCGCGTTTTCCGCGGTCGCCAGGGCGGCAATCATCAGGTCCGGCGGCGTCGAATTGc CGACTTACTCAGATCCATGTAAAAGAAATGATAAGGACTTCAGTGGTTGTGTGAAGAGAACTCTTCAATACTTGATCCCAAAATTCAGCAAAg aGGGAATTCCACAATTAAATATCACATCTTTGGACCCATTCTATTTGAATGAATATCTTATGCATTTTGAGTCTACGCAAATCGAAGGAAAAGCTCTATTCAAAGATGTGTACAATCATGGTTTAGGATCTATAAAAATCGTCGATGTCAG atcTCTTGTGGAAGACCCAGAACAATTAGAATTAGAAGTCGATTTTTACATGCCAAAAGTAATTTCTAATGGAAAATTCAAGGGTGAGGGAAGAATTGGCCAGATGCCAATCATGGGCAAAGGCGTATTCAACGTGACGTcat ATGATGTGACCGGTTCGTGGATGTTAAAAGGCAATGCCGTTGAATTGGACGGACAACGTTACATGCGTATCAAGGACGTTGGTATGAAATTAGACATTGGAGACATGAAAATATACGCGACCAACATGATCAATGGAAGTCCCGAATTGA GCCAAATGGCGTTAACCTTCGCTAACCAATTTTGGCGAGTGATATTCCAAATCATGATGCCATACGCCGAAGAGGGTTTCGAAAAGATCACAAGACCCATTCTCAACCAAGTGTTCCTGGAGGTTCCTTATGACCAGCTGTTCCCACCCAGCCGCAAATAA